Proteins encoded by one window of Archaeoglobus veneficus SNP6:
- a CDS encoding DUF211 domain-containing protein produces MAGLRRLVLDVLKPHEPDNVFLALKLSEVRNVEGVNLSLSEIDQNTETLKITIVGNEMNFDEIKQVIEDLGAVIHSVDEIVAGKTLVESVKTEQD; encoded by the coding sequence GTGGCCGGACTCAGAAGACTCGTACTCGATGTGTTGAAACCTCACGAGCCCGACAATGTCTTCCTTGCACTGAAGCTGAGCGAAGTCAGGAATGTGGAGGGTGTCAATCTAAGCCTGTCGGAGATAGATCAGAACACTGAAACGCTGAAAATAACCATCGTCGGAAACGAGATGAATTTTGACGAGATAAAGCAGGTAATCGAGGATTTGGGAGCCGTCATTCACAGCGTTGACGAGATCGTTGCTGGTAAGACGCTTGTTGAATCCGTAAAGACCGAACAGGATTAA
- a CDS encoding type II glyceraldehyde-3-phosphate dehydrogenase, whose protein sequence is MSVKVAINGYGTIGKRVADAVSCQKDMEIVGVTKTKPDFEAKLAVRRGYKLYAAIPERVEVFEKAGVPVEGTIEDLIQNADVVIDCSPGKVGAENKEKYYEKAGIKAIFQGGEKKDVAEVSFNALANYEKAVGKRYVRVVSCNTTGLTRLLYMIKQNFGIKKVRATMIRRVVDPKEDKKGLVNGIMPNPIALPSHHGPDVQTVLDVDITTVAFKVPTTIMHVHALNIELEKDAKPEDVVEVLKQEPRIMLVSSEDGFTSTAKVIEYARELRLRYDLFENVVWEDSIAIVDNELYLTQAVHQEAIVVPENIDAIRAMFELADKEESMKITNETLDIGKFQL, encoded by the coding sequence ATGAGTGTAAAGGTGGCAATAAATGGATACGGCACGATAGGCAAGCGCGTTGCAGATGCAGTTAGCTGTCAGAAGGATATGGAGATTGTTGGTGTAACGAAAACTAAACCCGATTTTGAAGCAAAACTTGCCGTAAGAAGAGGTTACAAGCTTTACGCTGCTATTCCGGAGAGGGTTGAAGTTTTTGAAAAGGCTGGCGTTCCGGTTGAAGGAACGATTGAGGATCTGATCCAGAACGCCGACGTTGTTATTGACTGCAGCCCGGGAAAGGTCGGAGCGGAGAACAAAGAAAAGTACTACGAGAAGGCCGGAATAAAGGCAATATTCCAGGGAGGAGAGAAGAAAGACGTTGCAGAGGTCTCCTTTAATGCTCTTGCAAACTACGAGAAGGCTGTTGGAAAGAGATACGTCAGAGTGGTTAGCTGCAACACTACGGGTCTGACGAGATTGCTCTACATGATAAAACAGAACTTCGGAATAAAGAAGGTAAGGGCGACCATGATAAGGAGGGTCGTAGACCCGAAGGAAGACAAAAAAGGGCTCGTCAACGGCATAATGCCCAACCCCATAGCGCTTCCATCCCACCACGGTCCGGACGTTCAGACCGTTCTCGACGTCGATATTACTACGGTTGCGTTCAAAGTCCCAACGACAATCATGCACGTGCACGCCCTGAACATTGAGCTGGAGAAGGATGCGAAGCCCGAGGACGTCGTCGAGGTGCTGAAGCAGGAACCGAGAATAATGCTCGTATCGAGTGAAGATGGATTTACGTCAACGGCAAAGGTTATAGAGTATGCAAGAGAGCTCAGGCTGCGCTATGATCTCTTCGAAAATGTAGTCTGGGAGGACAGCATAGCCATAGTTGACAACGAACTTTACCTAACGCAGGCAGTTCACCAGGAAGCGATAGTTGTGCCAGAGAACATCGACGCAATCAGGGCCATGTTTGAGTTAGCAGACAAAGAGGAGAGCATGAAAATAACGAATGAAACCCTCGACATCGGCAAGTTTCAGCTTTGA
- a CDS encoding CooT family nickel-binding protein, producing the protein MCESKVVKRKNGEEELLMEDVVRIEVDGDKIRLFGIFGEFKEISGRIVLMDMRSHRVVVE; encoded by the coding sequence GTGTGCGAATCGAAGGTTGTAAAGCGAAAAAATGGTGAAGAAGAGCTTTTGATGGAAGACGTGGTCAGAATTGAAGTCGATGGAGATAAAATAAGACTTTTCGGGATTTTTGGCGAATTTAAGGAGATTTCGGGTAGAATTGTCCTTATGGATATGAGAAGTCATAGGGTGGTGGTTGAATGA
- a CDS encoding transcription antitermination factor NusB: MIPTQEIAVEILERIDEEIISAKEALKAGLAGKDFDYKVRGSIHAYVMETLKRRNTIDFLIDRSLDGKTVYELKPFLRNLLRVAVYEMFYKGVHPALATDSAVRIAKRRIGGRAAALVNAVMRRAEKIDLNSETSRLPEVQRLAYRYFHPEWYVEYAIKLLGREQAIELMIANMQNTTYVRVNELKASIESVRKYLERYCVIEETCLPEVFKVVAWDRHPSTLEWHADGKYVVQDLASTLVAHAMKPEPGERVLDLAAAPGLKTSHIAMLMENRGKIMAVDNSEERVRRMKAKMKKLGVEIVECRVADGVKFRWKADRVLLDPPCSTTGAFRNYPCVKWRYDEYKYRATVKLQRRMLENAYRNVGEGGVVVYSTCSITFDENEENVMASPFKVDDVKIDGFSSGISEFEGKRFPEWEKVLRTWPHLHDCCGFFISRLLRV, encoded by the coding sequence ATGATACCAACGCAAGAAATAGCAGTGGAAATTCTGGAGAGAATAGATGAGGAGATAATTTCCGCAAAAGAGGCTTTGAAGGCAGGCCTTGCTGGAAAAGACTTCGATTATAAGGTCAGGGGTAGCATACACGCCTATGTAATGGAAACGCTGAAGAGGAGGAACACGATAGACTTTCTGATTGACCGCAGTCTCGACGGTAAAACTGTTTACGAGCTCAAACCTTTTTTGAGAAACCTTCTCAGGGTTGCCGTTTACGAGATGTTTTACAAGGGTGTACATCCTGCCCTCGCAACGGATTCGGCGGTAAGAATAGCAAAGCGAAGAATAGGCGGGCGAGCTGCTGCTCTCGTCAACGCGGTGATGAGGAGAGCAGAAAAAATCGATCTGAACTCGGAGACATCAAGATTACCAGAAGTCCAGCGTCTCGCGTACAGATACTTCCATCCAGAGTGGTACGTGGAGTATGCGATAAAGCTCCTTGGACGGGAGCAAGCTATAGAACTGATGATTGCGAACATGCAGAACACAACCTACGTCAGGGTCAACGAGCTGAAGGCGAGCATTGAGTCCGTCAGAAAATACCTCGAAAGGTACTGCGTTATCGAGGAGACGTGCTTGCCGGAGGTTTTCAAAGTTGTTGCGTGGGATAGGCACCCCTCAACCCTCGAATGGCATGCAGATGGAAAATACGTTGTTCAGGACCTCGCCTCAACCCTCGTCGCCCACGCAATGAAACCTGAGCCGGGAGAGAGAGTACTTGACCTCGCAGCAGCTCCGGGACTAAAAACGAGCCACATTGCCATGCTAATGGAGAACAGAGGAAAAATAATGGCCGTGGACAATTCGGAGGAGAGAGTAAGGAGGATGAAAGCCAAAATGAAAAAACTCGGAGTGGAAATAGTGGAGTGCAGGGTTGCAGATGGTGTAAAGTTCAGGTGGAAAGCTGACAGGGTTCTTCTCGACCCTCCGTGCTCGACTACCGGAGCGTTCAGGAACTATCCGTGTGTCAAGTGGAGGTACGACGAGTACAAATATAGAGCGACGGTAAAATTACAGCGCAGAATGCTCGAAAACGCGTACAGAAACGTCGGTGAGGGAGGGGTTGTTGTATACTCGACGTGCTCGATAACCTTCGATGAGAACGAGGAGAACGTTATGGCATCGCCCTTCAAAGTTGACGATGTTAAAATCGACGGATTCTCGTCAGGCATTTCGGAGTTCGAAGGCAAGAGATTCCCGGAGTGGGAGAAGGTATTGAGGACGTGGCCTCACCTGCACGACTGCTGCGGATTCTTCATATCGCGCCTTCTACGTGTCTGA
- a CDS encoding DUF424 domain-containing protein, whose amino-acid sequence MKVYRVRGEVLVAVCDSDIVGMTFREGDLKIEVKEEFYGTREVGEEEVKRALKQATIANITGEKAVRFAIEIGVIDEENILRIGECLHAQMVII is encoded by the coding sequence ATGAAGGTTTACAGGGTTCGCGGAGAAGTGCTGGTTGCTGTGTGCGATTCTGACATAGTTGGCATGACCTTCAGAGAGGGAGATCTAAAAATTGAGGTTAAGGAGGAGTTCTACGGTACGAGAGAAGTAGGGGAGGAAGAAGTAAAGCGTGCACTAAAACAGGCAACCATAGCGAACATAACGGGAGAGAAGGCTGTAAGGTTCGCGATAGAAATCGGGGTAATAGACGAGGAGAACATCCTAAGAATCGGGGAGTGTCTGCATGCCCAGATGGTCATCATTTAG
- a CDS encoding translation initiation factor IF-2 subunit beta — MRSYEDLLEKAFAELPEEVVKRERFEIPKAVVQREGSRTIIKNFSQIAKIVNRSEEHLYKYIIKSLGTAGILEAGRVILQGKFSEDEIQKEIDSYVKDYVLCKECGAPDTVFVKEERVLFLRCTACGAKHPVRS; from the coding sequence ATGAGGAGCTATGAAGACCTGCTGGAAAAGGCCTTTGCAGAACTCCCAGAGGAAGTTGTGAAGCGCGAGAGGTTTGAAATTCCGAAGGCAGTAGTTCAGCGTGAGGGTAGCAGAACGATAATCAAGAATTTCTCCCAGATAGCTAAAATCGTGAACAGGAGCGAGGAGCACCTGTACAAGTACATAATAAAGTCTCTTGGTACGGCAGGCATCCTTGAAGCAGGGAGGGTAATCCTTCAGGGTAAGTTCAGCGAGGACGAAATTCAGAAGGAGATAGACTCTTACGTAAAGGACTATGTCCTCTGCAAGGAATGCGGAGCTCCAGATACTGTGTTCGTGAAGGAGGAGCGTGTCCTGTTCCTCCGCTGCACAGCATGCGGAGCAAAGCACCCGGTAAGATCATAA
- a CDS encoding GIY-YIG nuclease family protein: MVKGRSYILVLKLDRESIVEVGALGKIVFKPGYYLYVGSAKVGVSRICRHFRREKKLKWHIDYLSVVAEPLHAYLFHREECDVAAMLAERFECIPRFGCSDCLCRSHLFYSAKLPTFHAPILRPEDCR; this comes from the coding sequence ATGGTAAAGGGGAGGAGCTACATCCTCGTCCTTAAACTTGATAGAGAGTCAATTGTTGAGGTTGGAGCCCTCGGAAAAATTGTTTTTAAGCCCGGATATTATCTGTACGTGGGAAGCGCGAAAGTGGGAGTTTCGAGGATATGCAGGCACTTTAGAAGAGAGAAGAAGCTGAAATGGCACATCGACTACCTTAGCGTTGTTGCTGAGCCTCTCCACGCTTACCTGTTCCATCGCGAGGAGTGTGATGTTGCTGCCATGCTCGCAGAGCGCTTTGAGTGCATCCCTCGCTTCGGTTGCTCCGACTGCTTGTGCAGAAGCCACCTTTTCTATTCCGCAAAGCTTCCGACTTTCCATGCTCCTATTCTCAGGCCGGAAGATTGCAGGTAG
- a CDS encoding type II secretion system F family protein: MKLLRKNEADVYVKTFGIYAPPALVRYFRKRYRANRERYHDLEKCLRSSRFPVTVPKYLAVATFYPLLLAPFYFAMGYAIGVPISLYFGFEGLNWIIAALLTAVLTIATRYLILVYPKLYASHRRKQIEVVFPHVVNMMLGMSRGGISVLEMCRVIAEEVSVTGEVGKEFAVIVNGVEMFHKDLISAMKYVASTTPSQRFADFLDDFVSVIEGSGRLSEFLDFKSKHLMDEREKYQDLFLNSLGILAEVYVAALVVAPLFMLIIFVVMGMLGSTTMHLMQLLIYLYMPIGGLAFIWLLSSMMREQEIKWTGERIRRSRLIPRVTKNGRKPGFTYPSPLKRYYLRVSRAIKMLIGDLGIFIYRPEYSFYFTLPIFGLMLPFIYTWEPETIFVTFLLVTVTPYAILVEIRNRRVRKIEEHIPDFLKQLASLNESGLNIVSAIRILSTSNLGVLTSEIIKIRKDLEWGMLLSDALKRFERRIGSMTVTKVTSILLRAMEAAGTIKDALFTAATDAQLYLELKKRVRNEMFVYIVVIYMTFGVFLFTIFVLSNNFMQIFSKMSVPANAYAQFRIPDIEALSKLFYHTSLINGTVSGLIAGLMGEGELRAGLKHALVLVLVTFIVFNYFVGV; this comes from the coding sequence ATGAAGCTGTTGCGGAAGAACGAAGCTGATGTTTACGTTAAAACATTCGGAATTTATGCGCCTCCCGCCCTTGTAAGGTACTTCAGAAAGAGATATAGAGCAAACAGAGAGCGATACCACGACCTCGAGAAGTGTCTCAGGAGCAGCAGGTTTCCGGTTACCGTTCCAAAGTATCTTGCAGTGGCGACATTTTACCCCCTGCTCCTCGCACCCTTTTATTTCGCTATGGGCTATGCCATAGGAGTGCCTATATCATTGTACTTTGGTTTTGAAGGTCTTAACTGGATAATTGCCGCCCTTTTAACTGCTGTTCTTACAATCGCTACGAGGTATCTGATTCTTGTGTACCCCAAGCTCTACGCATCGCACAGAAGGAAGCAGATTGAAGTCGTTTTCCCCCATGTTGTCAACATGATGCTCGGAATGTCCAGGGGCGGTATTTCAGTGCTTGAGATGTGCAGGGTTATTGCAGAGGAGGTTTCAGTAACGGGAGAGGTTGGAAAGGAGTTTGCCGTAATCGTGAACGGGGTTGAGATGTTCCACAAGGATTTAATCTCGGCAATGAAATATGTTGCGTCCACGACACCTTCACAGCGCTTTGCAGACTTCCTCGACGACTTTGTCAGCGTTATAGAGGGCAGCGGAAGGCTAAGCGAGTTCCTCGACTTCAAATCCAAGCATTTGATGGATGAAAGGGAGAAATACCAGGATTTATTCCTCAACAGCCTCGGAATACTCGCAGAAGTGTACGTTGCGGCCCTCGTTGTGGCCCCGCTCTTTATGCTGATAATCTTCGTCGTAATGGGGATGCTCGGCAGCACGACGATGCATCTCATGCAGCTCCTGATATACCTCTACATGCCTATAGGCGGACTCGCTTTCATCTGGCTACTCTCATCCATGATGAGGGAGCAGGAGATAAAGTGGACGGGTGAGAGGATCAGACGCTCGAGACTCATTCCGAGAGTCACAAAGAACGGCAGAAAGCCGGGGTTTACATATCCGAGTCCGCTGAAAAGATACTACCTCAGAGTTTCGAGGGCAATTAAAATGCTGATAGGGGACCTTGGGATATTCATCTACCGGCCAGAGTACTCATTCTACTTCACCCTGCCGATTTTCGGGCTCATGCTCCCATTCATCTACACCTGGGAGCCTGAAACGATTTTCGTCACATTCCTGCTTGTGACTGTAACACCCTACGCAATTCTGGTAGAGATAAGAAACAGAAGGGTGAGGAAGATAGAAGAGCACATCCCGGACTTCCTCAAGCAGCTTGCAAGTTTGAACGAGAGCGGACTTAACATAGTTTCTGCAATAAGAATCCTGTCAACGTCGAATCTCGGTGTGCTTACTTCGGAGATAATAAAGATAAGAAAGGACCTCGAATGGGGAATGCTTCTCAGCGACGCTCTAAAGCGATTCGAGAGAAGGATAGGCAGCATGACTGTAACAAAGGTCACATCAATTCTGCTGAGGGCGATGGAGGCTGCAGGCACAATAAAGGATGCCCTCTTTACAGCAGCAACGGACGCGCAACTTTACCTCGAGCTCAAGAAAAGGGTTAGGAATGAGATGTTTGTTTACATCGTTGTAATTTACATGACCTTCGGTGTATTTCTCTTCACTATATTCGTGCTGAGCAACAACTTCATGCAGATATTCTCAAAGATGAGTGTTCCAGCGAATGCCTATGCCCAGTTCAGAATTCCAGACATCGAAGCCCTTTCGAAACTGTTCTATCACACCTCCCTGATAAACGGAACAGTCAGCGGACTTATAGCTGGACTGATGGGCGAAGGAGAACTCAGGGCTGGTCTCAAGCATGCTCTCGTCCTCGTCCTTGTCACATTTATCGTTTTCAACTACTTCGTTGGAGTTTAA
- a CDS encoding type II/IV secretion system ATPase subunit — translation MKFKPGFYYPMLEKYLDGVSEDVLLQDWMLNEHEDVLREYWIFRPLVKVVITLNRENGERMYHAVEPFLTEEEVSLLDEIFKDLEDVLLLKDLSLNYEIKESILAKSYMELINEYGVVVNKELNAKYLYYIFRDFLGFGVIDPIMNDPYIEDIHCDGYNIPIYVYHKEFGNIRSYLVFTSEELDRYVQTLVQMCDKHISHGNPIIDATLPDGSRLQATYGVDVTPRGSSFTIRKFTEDPFTPIDLLSLGTYTAEQLAYFWMAVENKLNLMVIGETASGKTTTLNALLMFIPPEAKIVSIEDTREIALMHENWVAGVTRQAIGDEEKEIDMYDLLKTSLRQRPDYIVVGEVRGREAQTLFQAMSTGHAAYATLHAGDIQQAIYRLESSPLNVPRSMIQFLDIVAVQIQWTKEGVKKRRAKGVYEILGIDPADRNLLINEVYAWDPYVDGYRLVGSMKKLEKISMAMGEDIETTMEELRRRAEYLTKLHELGIRDYREVTRMIHAYYRNPGEDFGLIIDEGKKYGEYYEAVAEERS, via the coding sequence ATGAAATTCAAACCGGGGTTCTACTATCCGATGCTCGAGAAATACCTGGACGGTGTTAGTGAAGATGTCCTTCTTCAGGACTGGATGCTGAATGAACACGAGGATGTTCTCAGAGAATACTGGATTTTCAGACCACTCGTAAAAGTGGTAATCACGCTCAACAGGGAAAATGGAGAGAGGATGTATCATGCAGTCGAACCATTTCTCACTGAGGAGGAGGTCTCTCTTCTGGACGAAATCTTCAAAGACCTTGAAGATGTCCTCCTTCTTAAGGATCTATCGCTGAACTACGAGATTAAGGAGTCTATTCTCGCCAAATCATACATGGAGCTTATTAACGAATACGGTGTTGTCGTTAATAAAGAACTCAACGCAAAGTACCTGTATTACATCTTTCGGGACTTCCTCGGCTTCGGCGTTATAGACCCGATTATGAACGATCCCTATATAGAGGACATACATTGCGATGGGTACAACATCCCTATCTACGTCTACCACAAGGAATTCGGAAACATACGCTCCTACCTCGTTTTTACCTCCGAAGAGCTCGACCGATACGTGCAAACACTCGTCCAGATGTGCGACAAGCATATCAGCCACGGCAACCCGATAATCGACGCTACGCTGCCCGATGGGAGCAGACTGCAGGCGACGTACGGTGTGGATGTAACACCGAGGGGCTCATCCTTCACCATAAGGAAGTTTACAGAGGATCCATTCACGCCTATCGATTTGCTGAGTCTGGGAACGTACACAGCAGAACAGCTTGCGTACTTCTGGATGGCCGTCGAGAACAAGCTCAACCTGATGGTGATCGGTGAGACAGCAAGCGGAAAAACAACGACTCTCAACGCTCTACTGATGTTCATCCCTCCGGAGGCGAAGATAGTCTCCATAGAGGATACGAGAGAAATCGCTCTTATGCATGAGAACTGGGTTGCCGGAGTAACGAGGCAGGCGATAGGAGATGAGGAAAAGGAGATAGACATGTACGACCTGCTCAAGACGTCGCTGAGGCAGAGGCCCGACTACATAGTGGTTGGAGAGGTTAGGGGTAGAGAGGCGCAGACTCTCTTCCAGGCCATGTCAACGGGCCACGCTGCCTACGCAACGTTGCATGCTGGAGACATCCAGCAGGCCATATACAGGCTCGAGAGCAGTCCGCTCAACGTTCCGAGGAGCATGATCCAGTTCCTCGACATAGTTGCTGTTCAGATTCAGTGGACGAAAGAAGGTGTGAAGAAGAGGAGAGCCAAGGGTGTATACGAGATTCTCGGAATAGATCCAGCAGACAGAAACCTCCTGATAAACGAGGTTTACGCGTGGGATCCCTACGTAGATGGATACAGGCTCGTTGGCAGCATGAAGAAGCTCGAGAAGATATCCATGGCAATGGGAGAGGACATCGAGACCACGATGGAAGAACTCAGGCGGAGGGCGGAGTACCTAACAAAACTCCACGAACTCGGTATAAGAGACTACAGAGAGGTAACGAGGATGATTCACGCCTATTACAGGAATCCGGGCGAAGATTTCGGACTTATAATTGACGAGGGCAAAAAGTACGGTGAATACTATGAAGCTGTTGCGGAAGAACGAAGCTGA
- a CDS encoding DUF7289 family protein: MNEKAVSNVLGFSLILGIVILALSLVFSHTYFMINDAKGKVKYESMAQGFRKIQNIIEYAAYSKNPVKSIRLLINEGSISVNSGGEMSVSVTSNNTTIYAYSGNMGVIEYAYMDTKVAFENGGVWLLSRNPVMVSEPRIFIYKKTVNNETILFIALTEIRGSGSVGGKGFAEIEIRYNSSETKIFNTSGYVVMNITSEYAQAWKRYFDDLRGYTENTVLQTELNGSTLKVSIYFNRLVLTRYVLDTTIST, translated from the coding sequence ATGAACGAGAAAGCAGTTTCAAACGTCCTAGGATTCTCATTAATTCTCGGAATAGTCATCCTTGCCCTCTCCCTCGTTTTCTCCCACACGTACTTCATGATAAACGATGCGAAGGGGAAGGTGAAGTACGAGAGCATGGCTCAGGGGTTCAGGAAAATACAGAACATAATAGAGTACGCTGCCTACAGCAAGAATCCCGTCAAAAGCATAAGGCTGCTGATAAACGAGGGAAGTATAAGCGTAAATTCAGGCGGGGAGATGTCTGTTAGCGTTACATCCAACAACACCACAATCTACGCATACTCCGGTAATATGGGGGTAATAGAGTACGCTTACATGGACACGAAGGTTGCGTTTGAGAACGGGGGTGTATGGCTTCTCAGCAGGAATCCCGTAATGGTTTCTGAACCAAGAATATTCATATACAAAAAGACTGTCAACAACGAGACAATTCTGTTCATAGCCCTCACGGAGATAAGAGGGAGCGGCTCCGTAGGCGGAAAAGGATTTGCAGAGATAGAGATAAGGTACAACTCCTCAGAAACGAAGATTTTCAACACAAGTGGATACGTGGTCATGAATATAACTTCTGAATACGCACAGGCGTGGAAGAGGTACTTCGATGACCTCAGGGGTTATACGGAAAACACCGTTCTGCAGACGGAGCTTAACGGTAGCACACTTAAAGTTTCAATCTACTTCAACAGACTCGTTCTCACCCGCTACGTCCTCGACACGACAATAAGCACGTAG
- a CDS encoding DUF7289 family protein — translation MREKAVSEVVGSLLMLVVVTLTVSILIVYGNPVIESNQQIIRTRNVAAMMVATSETISKVSADVMPSARVRFALSGGSLSVSSDNSLTLYVNNSTANLYTLTTTPGKIEYVHGDDKTCIECGGVWSKGSTGAYIVYPPRIKVQGSNVSIAIYEIRGSGSVGGKGFAEIEIRYNSSETKIFNTSGYVVMNITSEYAQAWKRYLEEEGFTVSSEYARVDFTYLTISRYVVDVRLWV, via the coding sequence ATGAGGGAGAAGGCTGTTTCAGAGGTTGTTGGAAGCCTGCTGATGCTCGTAGTGGTAACACTGACTGTGTCAATTCTCATTGTTTACGGCAATCCGGTAATTGAGTCGAACCAGCAGATCATCAGAACGAGAAACGTTGCAGCCATGATGGTCGCGACGAGCGAGACTATTTCAAAAGTTTCTGCAGATGTCATGCCGTCGGCAAGGGTCAGATTCGCCCTCTCTGGCGGAAGTCTTTCTGTCTCCAGTGATAACAGCCTTACACTCTATGTCAATAACTCTACGGCTAACCTCTACACTCTGACAACAACTCCGGGCAAAATTGAGTATGTTCACGGAGATGACAAAACCTGCATTGAGTGCGGGGGCGTTTGGAGTAAAGGAAGCACAGGAGCGTACATTGTGTATCCACCTCGCATAAAGGTTCAGGGGAGCAATGTCTCCATAGCGATATACGAGATAAGAGGGAGCGGCTCCGTAGGCGGAAAAGGATTTGCAGAGATAGAGATAAGGTACAACTCCTCAGAAACGAAGATTTTCAACACAAGTGGATACGTGGTCATGAACATAACTTCTGAATACGCACAGGCGTGGAAGAGGTACCTTGAGGAGGAAGGGTTTACGGTCTCCAGCGAATATGCGAGGGTGGACTTCACTTACCTGACGATTTCGAGGTACGTCGTGGATGTGAGGTTGTGGGTATGA